The Streptomyces sp. NBC_01268 genome segment TGAGCACCTGGGTGCCCGCCATCAGCGTGGTCGAGCCGCCGCCGTCGAGGTTGAGGGCGTCGACCAGACCGAGCTCCTTGGAGTCGAGGAGCTCGGCGAAGGTGCGCAGGTAGTCGCCGTCCTCGCCGTCCTTGGCGGTGAGGGTGACGAGCACCGGGTTGCCCTTGATGTTCGTGGCGAGCGAGGTGCGCGAGTCCGTGCAGATGAGGATCGCGGGGTCCTTGCCCGGCTTCGTCGTGTCGGAGCACGAGTTGGGCAGCTCGGCGGGGATCGACCCGCTCGTCAGCAGCCGGTGGAAGGAGCTCACCACGTCGACGGAGGCGTCCAGCGGGATGTCCCGGCCGAGCGTGACGTCACGCAGCTTCTGCTCGACGCCGACCCGGTCGTCGCGGACGAGGCGGGTGCGCAGCCACTCGGCGCCGGTGCCGATGCCCTGGAGGACCCGTCCGCCGGCGGGGACGGTGGTGCCGCCGCGGCCGGTGTGGGCGTCGGTGACGACGCCGTTCGCGTCGAGGACGACCTCGAACCCGGTGTCGGCGGTGGCCGGGACGGTGGGGTCGATGCCCGGCTTGGGCGTGGGGACCCCGTAGTCGTCGGTGAACAGGACGATCTCGTCGGGATCGGTGTAGACGGGCGGGCTGGTGGTCACCCGGGTGTCCTCGGCGTCCCGCGCGCAGTGCGCGACCCGGCCGGGGCTGCGGTTCACGTCGTCGACGCGGACGCTCTCGCCGGTCGGCCCGGTCAGCTTCAGGTCGGTGAGCAGCTTGGTGATGTACGGGATGCCGTACTGGATCACGGCCCCGTTGCTGCCCTGTCCGCCGGTCCAGCAACTGGCGCTGTGCAGCACGCCGTCGGTGGCCGTGGCGCTGGTGTGCACCGCGTTCCGGTCGGTGGTCCC includes the following:
- a CDS encoding phosphodiester glycosidase family protein, translated to MTRNQRPLAALAAVAAALTLTTSATAAPAAEEPPSPLGLNWTKSDPVTVATGVTRTTWTERNLDNRTAPRVLQVVEIDPAASALTLGSTVGRADAPPEVLPDQLATVSSVAARHPYAGTNGGLFQLEPAAAGTTDRNAVHTSATATDGVLHSASCWTGGQGSNGAVIQYGIPYITKLLTDLKLTGPTGESVRVDDVNRSPGRVAHCARDAEDTRVTTSPPVYTDPDEIVLFTDDYGVPTPKPGIDPTVPATADTGFEVVLDANGVVTDAHTGRGGTTVPAGGRVLQGIGTGAEWLRTRLVRDDRVGVEQKLRDVTLGRDIPLDASVDVVSSFHRLLTSGSIPAELPNSCSDTTKPGKDPAILICTDSRTSLATNIKGNPVLVTLTAKDGEDGDYLRTFAELLDSKELGLVDALNLDGGGSTTLMAGTQVLTPPTDTVGGVKVHRKVADAVYAGVGGYGMYAKP